From Chondrocystis sp. NIES-4102:
ACAGTGGCGAACTTAAACTTAAATCCCGACCTTTATAGGCATAAAGCCATAACTGGCGATTGGACTCCGTCCACGCGTTGCGATCGCAATGTACAATTATTACTCCCGGTAAAGGTAATCTCAATCGATCATCATCAATTTTTAGCTCATAAATGCTGGGAGGAAGAGAACTGATGGTTAATGTCTTTTCTCTTTGCTGGCAGATCTTTAGAAGTTTTAAATTAGATAGATACCAATCGGATTGATAATCAGTCTGTTGAATCGATTTAAGTAATGAGGGGAAGTCAATCTGTTTAATACTAACTTCCCCTGCTTCTTTCAAAATAAAAGTTGATGAGTTTTCTTCAAACAAGAGTATGGCCCTAGCCTGTTGAACTAGTTTTTCAATCATTTAGATCTATCTGGTTGGCAATCTGTTGCATTACTTTATTGATTGCCAACTTTGCGACAGCAACATTATCTGTAAACCAACGATCAAAAAACAGTAGCAACTCAAGTTTTTCTAAAGCTTCTTCATACTCCTGTTTTAAATTAACTATCTCACTAGTAGTAAACTCAAATTCATTACTACCTTCTAGATGGGAGTCTAACCATAAATTTCCAGTCATTGACCAGACATACCTAACAGCATCTGGTAGTAACTGTAAAGGATGGTAATCGGGTAGATTTATTAACTGATTTTCAATCCAAAGTAACCCAGTTCCGTTGTAGTCGTAGTAATCAAAAAACCGATCACTATTGGTATAAATAAAATACCAACTAGCCCCTTCTCCGTAATAGTACCAATCATAGCCATTAAATCCCATTGGTTCGATGGCTATATTTTTGATTCCCTCGTAAGACTTTTGTTTACTGTTATTAGAGTAATCATAATAGTAACAGGGAAAATAGTCTTGATTTAACAATTCAAATAACCTGTCGTCAAGATAACTTAAAGTATTGTCATTAAGGACTAATTTTGGACTTAGTTTAGCGTATTCTTGGGGAAATAAAGTTTTTAAACTCTCAAGTCCCCTAAATCTAGTTAATACTTCCTCAGTTTGTTCGATTAATGAGTTGATTTCCATCATATAAACGGAACCAAATTACTAGGACAATAATAGAGGCATCGTACAACGTATAAAGTAGTTTGTCTTCTAAGTTCTAGTATTTGCTTTAGTTTTTCTATACCCATTTCTCCACAAGCTTGTTCCCATTCCCCAAGCGTAATTTTCTGTTTGCTTAATTTTTGATTAAGTTGATTTATTTTGAGAGAAAGATTGTCTTCTGGGCAGGTTTTAAACAGCTTTAGCAATTCACAGTTTCCCTTAGTACCCACTCGCTTAATAATCTTGATCGAACCATCTTCATTTCTTTCTAGTTTTCCCCCAGCCATCCCAGGAAAACTCGGAGCAAGTAGGTCGAGAATTTGCTGCTCGTCTAAACTATTGATAATGTTAGCGTCGATGTTATAAAATTGTCCTTCGTATTCAATTTTAGTTTGATTGGTTGGTTTATTTTCTTGACTCATATTAATCCACTACTAAACTTAACTTTTTTGAGTTTGCTTTGGTTAGATTGTTGATTATTTACTGGTTTTAACCTAGTATTATTTCCCTCTTTTAAAGCCTGCAAATCTAGCTTTTTATTACTAGATAAAACATCATACTTAATTATTAAATCGCTTATAGTTTCTTCTAAATTAGGAGGTATTTCTGTATATTTGGCTATGACTGGGAATGTATTTTGATATCCAACCGTAAAAATATACAGGTTTAATTGACAATCGATAGTAAAAGTAATTTTCAAAGGATATTTGCATTCCTTAGTCAACTCTTTCAATGCTGAAATTTCGCTCATATTTATCGTTACTTTGCTCTAATCAAAAGGATTAAAATTTTCTTGGTTAAATTCACTGTTGACATATTTTGATGAAATTTATTTACTTGTAGTTATTTATCAAAAGGCGACAGCCTACTACTAGTATAATAATTAATCTATATGGAAAAGGTCGAACAAAATCGAAATTTTTATCCCATGACTTTTTACCCTGAAAGTCTTACTATAATTTCTAAGCAGCTTAATCCAGAATTATCCAAAGATAAATTTATTCTAGAAGCAGTACCAATTACAATTCGAGATATACATTACATTAATGAATTAAAAATAAAGCAATTTCAAATAGGACTTTTATCTTTGATCGCTTTAATTATTTCTCTGGCAATTTATTACATCACTAGAAACCTAATAATTGTTAGCACCATATTTGCAAGTTTATTAGGATTTTTAGTCCAGCTAAGTTTAGAAAGTAAAATAAATAAAATCAAAAAACAACTTTTAGAATTAGATCGAAAAATTATTAATAGAGAATATAACCTTAAGTTCAGTTTTATTCCTCAAAACCCTTCTTATTTATTAATTGATTCTTTAGCAACAAGAGAAAGTATTTATGATTTTGAAATCGATGAGTCAGCAAAAAAGGGAATTGCTGAAGCTTACTTTTTGACTTATTTAAAAAAATGGTTTCAATATCCCTGGCGAATTTTAGAACATTGTAAATTTGGAGCAGAGCGTTATACTCCTACAGCCGACTTTATTCTAATTAACAACGATTTTAACTTAGGATTAGATATAGAAATTGATGAACCTTATACATTAAAAGAATTGCAACCAATTCATTTGGTTGAAAATCGGCAGTATATAGTAAGAGATAAATTCTTTTTGGAATTGGGTTGTATTGTGGTGCGCTTTGCCGAATATCAAATAGCTAAATATCCCGACTACTGTTGTTTACATATAGCTAGAGTCCTTAATCAGTATTTAGAATCTAGCATTAAAATTTCTATCCCTGATTCTACAGAAATTGTGCCACTTAAACCCGAACAGTGGAAAGTTAAATCTTGGACTTTTAGAGAAGCACAGATTATGGCTAATGATAAAGTTCGTGACCAATATCTTGAAGCAGTTAAAAACTTTAATTCTCTAAAACCAGAGCAAAATACACAACAAGATTAAACAAAAAAAATAAACTAGAATTTTAATTTATTCTAGTTTAAACGTTTTTTAAGTTAATTCGTTAATTGTCTAAAATATCTCGAACCTCCTGTACTCAATAACACGGCTTGAATAAAAGCCCTTTTCTGAGCCATTTTATCGATGGTATTAAGAATATCTGGACTGTAGGCATTTTTGTATTTTGATTCACGATTGTTACAGTTGCCGTAGCCATTACCTATCAAACTCTCGTTGCCATAGAGTTGACATTGATAGCTGTAATGAAAAATATTGTTATTGAAGTCAAGATAAGGTTGTTCGGAAATAAGACGATAGTTTAAACCTAAAAATCGACAGATCTTTTCTGCTCCTGCTTTAGTTAATAGAACGGAATTTCCTTTTTTACTGGGTATCAACCTTAAATCTATATTCGGTTGAAACCCAGCTAACAAATTTTCATATTGTTGAAAATAGGTCTGAATATCTACTTTGATCAACCCTTGAGATATTAATGGCAAGGTAGGAGCAAGCCCCTCCTCATGATTTTGGTATTGTTGAATTTGAGATTGGGACTGAGACAAACTCGGTTGTTGGTACTGGTGTTGTTGCATAACTAGAAGTTGTTTTAAATGCAGGCTTAAATTCCCGCCAGGGGAATTAAGTTATATCGATCAATCGATAACTACTTCTGGAATATCTGCGATTAACTCGATGGGATTTTCTATTTCTGGCTCTGGTTTTGATGACAAAACTTGAATTAGATCTTGTCCGTCTTTTAGGAGGTTTAATCTCTTGTTTATTTCCTGTTCGACAATAACTAAATCGTTATCTGACACTTTATACCGATTTAAATTAATTCGGCGATTACCCTTCGGATAATCCCAGGTTAAAGGATTATTTGTCAAAGTTACAATAGAAATGTTGTAGGGTTTGAGTTCTGGTTTCTGATGGAGTAAATAAGCCTGCGCAATGGCTATAGGATTATTTTCTCGTCCCAACCAATCAAATATCCTAATTTCGCTATTATCTTGGTCAATAGCCCAATCAGAAATAGATTCTACCCATCCAGCTTCAAACTGATAGGATGCTTGATATTCCCAAAATCGGAACCAGTTGTTATAGACTATTTCTGGCACAAATAATTCGCATTCTTTAACTAGTCGATCTAAATAAGAATTTTGAAGCAGAAATTGTTGGTTGCTAACACCAATATCTTTTTCTTGGAGAAATAATCCCAACTTGTTAGTGATGGGATTTTCAGCTAAACCAGGAAAAAGTTGTCTGAGTTCTAACATAGAAAAACGAATCCTAAAAAACTGCCCCTAGCCAACCCGCTAGGGACACCAATAGGGAATAATCACATTATCTAAAAGCTTTTAGCTGTTAGCTTTTAGCTATTAGCTAATTGAATTGTTTACTTCAATTGAACCTCGAAATTGGACAGCAATTCTCCTGCCTTTTTCCCGATTAATAAGAGACAAATACAAATCTAATTGTTCGTTACTGGCATTGTCAATTAGCTCTTTGATATCGACCTTTTTACTCAAATCTGAACTAGATTCTTTAACCTGACTATCTTTTGAACTATGGTTTGTAAACCAAGGTGCATCACCTATTAAATATAAGTTACAAGTGCTACGGGAGAGGGCTACATAAAGAAGATTATTTTCTTGTTCTAGTTGCCATGCTTTTTGATTATCCCAATACAAAGGAAGTAGGTATGGTTCGGCAATATAAACCCTTTTAGCTTCCATACCTTTGGCACGGTGGACGGTAGAAAGGAGTACAGCTTCGTTATTCTCCGAACCAAATAACTGTTCGATACAATATTGTAGTTCTTCTATTGATTGGCATTGCTGAAAATGAGCGTAGATAGCTTTAATAGCTTTAATCAGGTCTTGTAACTTCATCATCAACATCATTCCATGATCATTCTGTTCGTAAATAGAACGTTTAAACTCTAGATATTTCTGACAGAATAAAGGGAAATCTGGATAAACAAATCCAGCTTGAGAAGATATTTCTTCTAGTCGTTCTAATAAGTCTTGTTTTAGAGAAGTTCCCACTAAATTACAGCTAATACCACGAGTAATCAGTTTTAAATTTAGTTCTACTAAGCTACTAGTACATCTGGCGACAATTAAATCTCCAGTCTTGATTGAACTTTCTTGATTTCGATCCCAAAGGTCAGATTCTTCGATCACTTCGATTCTACCTTGAGGAGCATGATCTCTTGGCTTAATGGGAATCTCAGGATAAAGTTGATTGATAAGTTCAATATGAGTTTGGGGACAGCGGTAACATATTGGCAGGATCAATTCTTCAGCCTTTAACCTCTGTTTGATGTTAGCAAAGCTATCGGTATCAGCCCCACAAAATCCATTTATAGATTGGGCAGGATCTCCTACAAACAACATCTTGCCTTGAATAGTAGTTAAAGAAAGAACGAATTCTAACTGAAGTTTACTCATATCTTGAGCTTCATCCACCATCACTCGCTGGAAATGCTTAAACCCTGGGGAGCGATTAATTTGCCAGTGAATTGGCAGCCATAACATATCGGTATGATCGATTACTGCCTCTGAAGCCCAATCGCTACCCATTCTGAATAGATACTGAAGTTGTTCCCCAATCTCAATTAAATATTTAGTCTGGATGTCTAGAGCATAATGATTTACAAGCCACAGTAAAGCATCATAGGAGGTATCGGATAAAGTCTGACGTACAAAATCAGCTAATTTGAGAAAGTTACTTAAACTGACCACTTTAGCTTCATTAGGTTTAGTGCCATTAAACCAGTTTAAGTTTTTAGCCAAGGTACGGTATTTATGTTCGTTAACTTCTAATCGTTGAACCCCAAGATAACGCCTTAACATCTTGTATCCAGCACTATGAACGGTAGAAATAGAATTTTTCCAGCGAGGGTTTAGTTTAGCTACCAGTGCGTCCTTATTTTTGCGATTGAATACTAAAACTAAACTTTGTTCAATTAAATCTTGATTTGATTGAGCGATCGCATCGGCAACTAACTTTAATAAAGTACTTTTACCAGAACCTGCTACGGAATTAACCACCTTATCTGAAAGATCTTGCTCGTCAGACATCCAGTCAATAACTTTTTGTTGATAGATACTTGGTTGCATATATATTAAGCTTTTGTTTTCTGCTTTAATATCTGCGCTAGCAGCATCTAACACCGCTATAAGTAAATAAAAAATTATAAAAAAGTGTCTTTAAATTATTATTATTAAAACAGGTGGACACCATTTATTACTTAAATCATCTCGTTTCTACTGTTGTCTTTGGACAACCAACCCTCAAATACTTTTATTCTCTCATCATCGATCGCAACATGACCGTAATACCTTTCCCTTGCTTGACGACTACCAAATCTACCCAGATACATCATTTTCAATCCCACCAACCTCAGTAACATCTGAGCAATGGCGATCGGTGTATCTTTCTGGCTAATAGTTATACCTAGTACGGTTTTTATCTCCCAAGCATTCCGTTTGGCTAGTTCCGCTATTTGAACCAACAGTTCAGAACTACTACTAAATGTAGCTTTGGGGTCAAACAGCTTCTTTATCCCCAAGATTTCTAAGATCCTGACCTTAGCCGTCAGTTGGGAATCATTAAAGCTGGGTTGAAAAATAGCTCCTTTGCCTGACTCTAATTGAGCCTTAGCACGGCGTAAATCTCGTTCGGCTAGAAACTGTTTACCAACGGTTAGGTAATAATGCAGCCTTAATTCTAAATACCAACCTCGATCGTCTTTTTTAACTAGAGGGGGGGACACCTCAATACCGTACCTCCTTGCCAATCTACCGTGACGTTCGGTTAACAGTTCTGCTTCAGTTTTATTACGTTTCTCAAATAACCTTTGATACTCAACATCTGTAGGATTGGTAACCAGTGAAACTGCTTCACAGTGCTGTTGATATTGTTCATCTCTAGTGGTTTTAATGGCGGTTTCAATTTCTGAGGTATCATTTTGAGCAGTCGCCGATACAATGCGATGTCCTTCTATTTTCAGTTCGGCAATAATCGATTCACGGTAAGCACCCATCCCCAGATTCACGCGGGCTGCCAGCTTTGCCCAAGTGCGGAGAGATTCGGGTTGAAAGTTAGAATCGATATCATCATCAAACTGGGATTGGGCAAGCAGTCTAATATTTAGTTTGGTTAGTTTGTGTTGGGAAGCTAGCAGATTTTTAACCGAGGTACTGCCGTTACCAATTCTGCCCATACCTCTAGTTGCTGCCCAGATATGTCGCGGTACGTTATCTCTGACTCTGGCAATGGCTTGACGTACCGAGTTGGTAGGCATTCCTCCAGAAGCAATAGCCCACACTCCCGTAAAGTGTCCTCTAATATCAATACTGACTCCAGTTTCGATACTGGGAGATGCCAGCACGATATCGTACTGGGGCAAAATCTCATTGAGATGGGCAATACAGCCATAAGCGAGATGATTGGGATTAGCCACCGATTCCGAGTCTATTCGCAATATGTTTTTTTGAGGAAACAATTTTTTCAAGTGAGCTTCTAAATTGCGCGTTCCCCATTTACTATTGGGTTTTTGTGCCGAACAGCACACCATCGGCACACCCCCAGCTTTTATGTCTTCAATTAAATTTGCCACTAGCTGTTTGGGATTATGACCTTCGTAAGTAAAAATATCCCAGCAGTCATCAGGATTTTGATATTCATTAACCGCTATCCAAGGAGTAAGCGGAAATCCCGCTAAAGACCTGACATAATCAATACTGACATCGCTTAAATCGGCATCGGAGAGATAAATTTTACCTGCTCCACTCAGGGCTGTTTGAATTAAAATCTTCAGAGTTCTCAGAATTGCTACCCGCTGTTTTTGAACTTCGGTATTAGCGTTTAAAAGATGCCAGAAGACCTGTTCGCACTCATCAATGATAATTAGGGCATCACTCCAGTTTTCGGGCTTAAAACGTGCCGTAGAATTGGGGTGAAGACTATCGACACACAGACCATAACCCAAAGTTGTGCCGATTTCCGAATTTTTGATTTCTGTCACATAAGGCACTCCAAAACGTTGACATAAAGCCTGTCCCAGTTGAACCCGATGAGTAATAATAATAACAGGCTGCCCCACAAAAATGGCTTTTTGTACTTCCTCTGCCAACCATTCAGTTTTACCCGTACCTTTGGGAGACTTAAGCCCAATTAGCCTCGCAGGAGTGGGAGACATAGTTAACTTGGGTAAAACTTTTCCCTCAGTATTCACGTCTTCTAAATTTGCTTCAGTCGCAGCATCTTCTAAAAATGCTCCCAGATAGCGTTTATTTAGCCTACAAGCCACGGGATAGGTTAATTGGGTACTTTGCCTAGTCAGCCAGGTTTCGAGGTCTTCTGCGGTATTATAAGCGGTGTGAAAGGCATCTTCTCCGTGAGCTGCAATCAGGTCATCTACTCCCTTCTCTGGTTGCGACCAAGTAATTACTTTAACTTCACAGCCTTTTTTGGCTAATAATTTCCCAGTTTTAGTAATGGCAGTATTAACATTGGCAATGGTTTTGGGTTTGGTATCTTGGTCAAAGGCAAAATAGATATCTCGCCCACCTTCAGCCAGGATTTCTAGTTGGGGAATCAAACTAGGCAAGGCAGTAGCTCGACCCCATTCATCTTTGGGTTGGCGGTAGCCGTTAAAGATTCCAGGAAGGGCAATAGCTACATAACCCGCCGTCAGAATTACTCCTGCTTTTTTAGCTCCTTCGGTTATGACTAGAGGAATTTCAGGATGAGCCAGTACCCACTCCCAAAAGCTAACTGGCCAGAGTCTATCTTGAAGTCTTAGTGCTAGAGGAGAATGATAGCGTTTGATACCGTAGCGAGCTGCAATTTTATCCCAGAGGTGTGGCGGTAGGCGCAGGGCAAAGATAGAAGTGCCACTTTTGGGCGGATGTTCGTACTTGATGGGTTTGCCGTTGTTATTTTGCCGAGGTTGGTCAGGTTTAAAACAACCCCAGTTATCAGCAGCAAGGGTTAGAAGGTCAATGCCACTACACCACCAGCCCCCATGTTCGGTGTGAGCGTATTTTTTGAGCCATTTATCTCGCAAGCGACCATCGTTACGCCGTTCGCTGTCGGGTAGGGCATACAGTAGGTATTCAAGAGGATTCGTACCTTCAAGGCTTAATACGTTGAGCCGAATGAGGTCGGGGTCAACGGCACTATCGAGCCATTCGGCAAAGTGGTGCGGATAAATTTGAGAGTCTCGATCTAAATCTGGCTTCACAGTTGTCTTGATACGGGGATGGCGACAACCCATCTAAGCAGTTTTTGACATTTTGGTTTTTAGAACTGATCTAAATACTCTTTACTCAAGGCTGTTTTAAAACGCTGAAATCTAGATATAGCAAGAAAGTAAAAAACAGTTTATCGGGGGATGTGGATGTTTTTATCGGGGGATGTGGATGTTTTTATCGGGGGATGTGGATGTTTTTGTTCTAAAGTTATAAACTATACACCATAAGCTTTTGAAGCTAATTTTTTAAAGTTTTTTTTTTAGAACAAAAAATTACGATTTAGAACACTGAAATAATCAATGTAGGTCGGAAAAATAAACAATAGTTTATC
This genomic window contains:
- a CDS encoding UvrD/REP helicase, translated to MLDAASADIKAENKSLIYMQPSIYQQKVIDWMSDEQDLSDKVVNSVAGSGKSTLLKLVADAIAQSNQDLIEQSLVLVFNRKNKDALVAKLNPRWKNSISTVHSAGYKMLRRYLGVQRLEVNEHKYRTLAKNLNWFNGTKPNEAKVVSLSNFLKLADFVRQTLSDTSYDALLWLVNHYALDIQTKYLIEIGEQLQYLFRMGSDWASEAVIDHTDMLWLPIHWQINRSPGFKHFQRVMVDEAQDMSKLQLEFVLSLTTIQGKMLFVGDPAQSINGFCGADTDSFANIKQRLKAEELILPICYRCPQTHIELINQLYPEIPIKPRDHAPQGRIEVIEESDLWDRNQESSIKTGDLIVARCTSSLVELNLKLITRGISCNLVGTSLKQDLLERLEEISSQAGFVYPDFPLFCQKYLEFKRSIYEQNDHGMMLMMKLQDLIKAIKAIYAHFQQCQSIEELQYCIEQLFGSENNEAVLLSTVHRAKGMEAKRVYIAEPYLLPLYWDNQKAWQLEQENNLLYVALSRSTCNLYLIGDAPWFTNHSSKDSQVKESSSDLSKKVDIKELIDNASNEQLDLYLSLINREKGRRIAVQFRGSIEVNNSIS